In Scyliorhinus canicula chromosome 3, sScyCan1.1, whole genome shotgun sequence, the DNA window TATATTGTACCATCATATACTTGCTTGCCCTTTTAGGTTTTTACTCTAGAACTGAGTATTAGCATCACAGTCACATTACACTTCTTTGTCACAAAACAGGAGGTTTAACAATTTAGCATTGTAGATTTAAATGAAGCGCTAAACAGTAGATTCACAACATGCAAAAGCAAAGTTTCAATAAATTGATTTTTAGACACACATTTAGAGTCTTAAATCATTCTCTAACGAGTGCATTCCTTCAGTTAAGATGGAAATCATCCAGACCTGCTGTTTCCCACTCCACATGAAAAGTTCTGTATTCCAATGGCACAATCTACAAATTCCAATGCCACTCCTGAACATCTTAGTGAGTGGGAAGAAAGAGTCAGTATACCTACGCTAAACCCTTTCACTTGAAAATATAATTCACTGAAATACTATGCATACTTGTAAAATTTTCCCACAAAATGCAGATTAGGAGGGTTAAAGTGAAAGTAATTATATCCTCGTGCAGTAATTGTTATATCACTTATTAAAAATTTACAGTAAATGTTTGCATATTCTATGCTTATTTACATTGCTGATTTCCACAGAAATCTTTCTCTTGAGGAAATGGCAGTGCAAAGCACATCTCAGCAGCATCAAACAGACAGATAACCTTTAGTACAGTGAAAATCCTGGCAGCCCAGCTTCAAAGCATAGAAAGACTAAAGAAACAGCAATGAGTGGAAAGAGAGGAGCTAAATAATCACTGAAGTTCTCTCTTGAAAGCAGTCAGTTCGAATGCACTTgtttcaatggtaaccccagcacTGATATGTTTCAAAATCATCATGACCAGTCTCCATTATCCTATTGAGACATTCCTCCCACCGGCAGATCTTTCCATCTTCCACCACCACATATTTCCACTCAATCCAAGAATTCATTGGGAGCAGAATGGAATTCGACCAGAAGCCATCCTTGTTTGGTTTCAATGGTACATACTTCTCCCACTGCCCTAGACACTCGTGGTTTCCGGTCACTGCAAGGGTCTGAGCACTTGAGCAAATAACATAGTGGACATTAAAATTCACAGAGATGTTGTTGAGGGGCAAAGGAGACACTGCAGCAACTTTCCGGGCAATATTATCAGGCTCTGAATTTACATGTGTTCTTTCTAACTCAGCATTAATCTGCTCATGAAAGAATTTTCTCTTATCTTCTCTTTCCATTTCAGTTTTAATGCATTTTAACTTACTCATGTTAACAGTGCGGTCACTAATATCAGTCATGTCACCATTATGGAGGTAACCTGTTCTACTGAATTGCTGATCAACTGCTGTAATTAGATCAAAAGCTTCATCTTTGTGCTCAGATTTTTCATGCACCGTTTCAATATTGACCATCGACTGTGTTTCTTTGCCATAATTACACTCTTCAGTAATGCTTGCATTAGTGACTTGGCCAACACTGGATGGCCAGGCCTTCAAACTAATTTGTCGGTGGTTCTCACAAACATTCTTCTGTCTGAGATCAGAAATATTCAGCTTATTTGAGAGATTTTGATCCTGCTCACTTGCTTTTTCATTCTTGACCATTGCATCCAAATTAACTTCAGCCTCCAAAGCAGCAGCTTTTTCTTCAACAGGAGGCTGCTCTACTGTCAACTCTGTTCTTGTGTTGCTTTCTCCACCTGTAATTTTATCTGTAAGAAATAGAAAGACATGTTTCCCCATTAATACTTTGCACTGGTAAACATAT includes these proteins:
- the stbd1 gene encoding uncharacterized protein stbd1, giving the protein MATELTSLLLGIVTMLNSVWAVLPVALAVALSSWLWFSRSKKQPGSRAVVDLQSTSPEDSDRSQREISPEDGERQQQKSADKITGGESNTRTELTVEQPPVEEKAAALEAEVNLDAMVKNEKASEQDQNLSNKLNISDLRQKNVCENHRQISLKAWPSSVGQVTNASITEECNYGKETQSMVNIETVHEKSEHKDEAFDLITAVDQQFSRTGYLHNGDMTDISDRTVNMSKLKCIKTEMEREDKRKFFHEQINAELERTHVNSEPDNIARKVAAVSPLPLNNISVNFNVHYVICSSAQTLAVTGNHECLGQWEKYVPLKPNKDGFWSNSILLPMNSWIEWKYVVVEDGKICRWEECLNRIMETGHDDFETYQCWGYH